From Candidatus Methylomirabilota bacterium:
AGGCACTAGTTGTAGGTAAGACAAGAAAAGGATAGGTGTATGTCATCCGGGCGATTGGGCGAGATGCTGGTAAGAGCTAACCTGATTACGCCCGAGCAGTTGGATGACGCCCTTGCGCTGCAGAAAACCGCCGGTGGACGGATCGGATCGGTTCTCGTCAAACTCGGGTATGCCAGCGAGGAGGCGATCGCATCCTTTCTGGGGCGCCAATATGGCGTGCCGCCCGTTGATCTCAGTAAAGCTACGATCGATCCCGCTCTCCTCAAGCTTGTTCCTGCCGAAGTAGCTCGAAAGCATCTGCTCATCCCCGTGGGCCGGTCCGGAGGCTTCCTTATGGTTGCCATGGCGGACCCGTCCGATATCTTTGCCATCGATGAAATCAGATTCATTACCGGTCACAACATACAACCGATGGTCGCTCCGGACGCATCCATCCAGAACGCTCTCAACAGGTACTACGAAACGGCCGGTTTCGCCAGAAGCCTGGTCAGGGATTTTGAGCAAAAAGAGCTGGGAGTCGCTGAGCCGGATCAGAGGGGAATTGATCTGGCCGAGCTGTATCGGGCCACCGAAGAGGCCCCGGTGGTGAAGCTGGTCAACCTCATTCTGACCGACGCGATCAACAAGGGTGCCTCTGACATCCACATGGAGCCCTACGAGAAGGCATTCCGTATTCGTTTCAGGCTCGATGGCGTCCTCTACGAGGTGATGTCTCCGCCCTTTACGCTGCACGCCGCAGTCACCTCTCGCATTAAGATCATGGCGCGATTGGACATCGCCGAACGGCGTATGCCTCAGGACGGGCGGATCAAGGTCAAGATGCGAGAACGGGAGCTGGACCTTCGGGTCTCTACGGTCCCGACGCTGTTCGGCGAGAAGGTGGTTATGCGACTCCTGGACCGCGCGAACCTCGAACTGGACATGAGCAAGCTCGGATTTGAGCCTGAGGCGCTCGCCATGTTCGAGAAGGCTATCCTCGCCCCGTACGGCATGATCCTGGCAACCGGTCCGACCGGAAGCGGGAAAACGACTACATTGTATTCGGCGCTCAACCGGCTGAACCGTATCGGCACCAACATCATGACTGCGGAAGACCCGATCGAGTACAACCTGACCGGAATCAATCAGACTCAGGTCAAGTCGGATATCGGCCTGACCTTTGCCGCCTTACTCAGGTCGTTCCTCCGACAAGACCCGGACATCATCATGGTGGGAGAGATCCGCGATTTCGAGACGGCCGAGATTGCGATCAAGGCCGCCCTGACCGGCCACCTGGTCCTGAGCACGGTCCATACCAACGACGCAATCAGTACGGTAGGGCGACTGATCAGTATGGGTGTGCCGGCGTATCTGGTAAGCGCCTCGCTCAATCTGTTGCTCGCCCAGCGTCTGGTCCGGCGGCTCTGCGCGGAGTGCCGGACAGAGATATCGATTCCTATCTCCACGCTGGAGAGCATCGGTTTCAGTTCGCAGGAGGCGAAGAGCGTGACCTGCTATCAGGGTAAGGGGTGCATTGCCTGTCGCGACACCGGCTATCGGGGCCGGGTCGGCCTTTACGAGGTGGTACTGCTCAACGAACAGATGCGGGAGGCGATCCTGAATGGCGCTTCCGTCAGTGAGCTTCGCGCGCTTCAACGTCAGTACGGGATGAGGAGCCTCGGGGAAAGCGGCCTGCAGAAGATCCGGGAAGGCGTCACTACCGTCGAAGAGGTTGTTCGGGTCACCAGTCTCTTTTAGGACAGGCTGAGAGGCTCTCCAACCTTCCAGCGTTTTAGCGTCCAAGCTTTTTGGCTGTTAACGTGGCACTGATCTTGCTTATCCACATCTCGATGGGAGATAGGCATGGACCTGCATGAGATGTTGAAGGAGGTGGTTGAGCGCGGCGCCTCCGATCTGCACCTGACCGTCGGCGTCCCGCCGATGCTGCGCCTGCACGGCCGCATCTGTCCCTTGGGGGATCTGCCGCTGGTCCCGACAGAAACGAAAAGCCTGGCCTATAGCGTCCTGACCGACGCCCAGAAACAGCAGTTTGAAGAAGAGAAAGAACTCGACCTCTCCTTCGGAGTCAAGGACTTGAGCAGGTTCCGGGCGAATGTCTATATTCAGCGAGGAGCCGTGGGGATGGCGATTCGGGCTATCCCATACACCATTCACCCATTCGAAGAGTTGGGCCTCCCGAAGATCGTGGCTGATCTCTGTGAGAAGCCGAAGGGGCTCATTCTTGTCACCGGACCGACCGGTTCCGGGAAATCGACCACGCTGGCTACGATGATTGACAAGATCAACTCCGAGCACCATGAGCACATCGTCACCATCGAAGACCCCATCGAATTCCTGCACCCGCATAAGAGCTGCATCGTCAACCAGCGCGAGGTTCACTCCGACACCCGATCGTTCGCGGAAGCGCTGAGAAGGATCCTGAGGCAGGATCCCGACAAGGTCCTCATCGGTGAGATGCGGGACCAGGAGACGATTGCCGCCGCCCTCACCATCGCGGAGACCGGGCACCTGACGTTTGCGACGCTGCATACCAACTCGGCCGTGGAAACCATCAACCGGGTTATCGACGTCTTTCCCTCGAATCAACAGTCGCAAATTCGCGCCCAACTATCCTTCGTTCTGGAAGGAGTGCTCTGCCAGGCTCTTATTCCCAGGAGCAATGGCCAGGGGCGTGTGCTTGCGCTGGAGATCATGGTTCCGAACCCTGCCATCCGCAATCTGATTCGGGAAGACAAAATTCACCAGATCTATTCCACGATGCAAACCGGCCAGGAGAAATTCGGGATGCAGACGATGAATCAGTCGCTCCTTGGGCATTACGTGAGGCGGAACATCACACTGGAAGAGGCGATGCTCAGGAGTACACTGCCCGATGAACTGATCCAGATGATCCAGCGCGCGCAGCAGAAAAATAGGGTGTAGGGTTCAGGGTAGAGGGAAAAGATGCCGATCTTTGCCTATCGCGGACGAAGCCAGGCGGGCCGGGTGGTTGCCGGGCAGATTGAGGCCAATACCATGGAGGCTGTGGTCGCGCAACTCCGCCAACAACGGATCTTTCCGATCTCCGTCAAGCCGAAGCCGAAGTCGATCGAGCTGAAGATTCCCGGATTCGGCAAGAAGGTGAAGGAGAAGGATCTCGCTGTGTGCACCCGCCAACTTGCCACCATGATCGACGCTGGACTCCCCCTGGTGCAATGCCTGGAGGTCTTGGCATCCCAACAGCCGAATAAACGGTTCAAGAACGTCCTTACCGAGATCAGGGGGGAGGTGGAGGGGGGCTCGACCTTTGCGGCGGCTCTCAAGCGCCATCCGACCGTTTTTACGCCGCTGTACGCCAACATGGTGGAGGCGGGCGAGGCCGGGGGGCTTCTCGACACTATCCTGAACCGGCTTGCGGTGTACATCGAGAAAGCGATGACCCTCCGACGGAAGGTCAAAGGCGCCATGATTTACCCCAGTACCATCGTCGTCGTTGCGATCGTCGTCGTCATCTTCTTGCTGACCTTCGTGATCCCGGTCTTTGAAGGATTTTTCGAGGGGGCGGGGGTTCCGCTTCCCCTGCCGACTCTGATGGTCATGACGGCGAGCCGCTTCGTTCGGAGATATCTCCTGGCCGGCCTCGGCCTCGTCGTCGCAGGGATCGTCGGCATCCGGTTCAGTTATAAAACAGAGAAGGGCAGGAGGGCCATCGATGGATTGTTTCTGCGGATGCCGATATTCGGAGTGCTGTTCCGGAAGGTAGCAGTGGCTAGGTTCACGCGGACCCTGGGGACATTGATTGCCAGCGGTGTCCCTATCCTTGACGGACTGAGTATCACCGCGACAACTGCCGGGAACAAGGTGGTAGAAGAGGCGATCGTGAAAACCCGCAGCAGCATCACCGAAGGTAAGACCATCGCCGCGCCGCTCCAGTCATCCGGGGTGTTCCCGCCGATGGTCGTACAGATGATCAGCGTTGGAGAACAGTCCGGGGCGCTTGACTCGATGTTGGAAAAGATCGCCGATTTCTACGATTCCGAGGTCGATCAAGCGGTCGCAAATCTGACCGCCCTGATTGAGCCGAT
This genomic window contains:
- the pilB gene encoding type IV-A pilus assembly ATPase PilB; translated protein: MSSGRLGEMLVRANLITPEQLDDALALQKTAGGRIGSVLVKLGYASEEAIASFLGRQYGVPPVDLSKATIDPALLKLVPAEVARKHLLIPVGRSGGFLMVAMADPSDIFAIDEIRFITGHNIQPMVAPDASIQNALNRYYETAGFARSLVRDFEQKELGVAEPDQRGIDLAELYRATEEAPVVKLVNLILTDAINKGASDIHMEPYEKAFRIRFRLDGVLYEVMSPPFTLHAAVTSRIKIMARLDIAERRMPQDGRIKVKMRERELDLRVSTVPTLFGEKVVMRLLDRANLELDMSKLGFEPEALAMFEKAILAPYGMILATGPTGSGKTTTLYSALNRLNRIGTNIMTAEDPIEYNLTGINQTQVKSDIGLTFAALLRSFLRQDPDIIMVGEIRDFETAEIAIKAALTGHLVLSTVHTNDAISTVGRLISMGVPAYLVSASLNLLLAQRLVRRLCAECRTEISIPISTLESIGFSSQEAKSVTCYQGKGCIACRDTGYRGRVGLYEVVLLNEQMREAILNGASVSELRALQRQYGMRSLGESGLQKIREGVTTVEEVVRVTSLF
- a CDS encoding type IV pilus twitching motility protein PilT, which produces MDLHEMLKEVVERGASDLHLTVGVPPMLRLHGRICPLGDLPLVPTETKSLAYSVLTDAQKQQFEEEKELDLSFGVKDLSRFRANVYIQRGAVGMAIRAIPYTIHPFEELGLPKIVADLCEKPKGLILVTGPTGSGKSTTLATMIDKINSEHHEHIVTIEDPIEFLHPHKSCIVNQREVHSDTRSFAEALRRILRQDPDKVLIGEMRDQETIAAALTIAETGHLTFATLHTNSAVETINRVIDVFPSNQQSQIRAQLSFVLEGVLCQALIPRSNGQGRVLALEIMVPNPAIRNLIREDKIHQIYSTMQTGQEKFGMQTMNQSLLGHYVRRNITLEEAMLRSTLPDELIQMIQRAQQKNRV
- a CDS encoding type II secretion system F family protein, whose translation is MPIFAYRGRSQAGRVVAGQIEANTMEAVVAQLRQQRIFPISVKPKPKSIELKIPGFGKKVKEKDLAVCTRQLATMIDAGLPLVQCLEVLASQQPNKRFKNVLTEIRGEVEGGSTFAAALKRHPTVFTPLYANMVEAGEAGGLLDTILNRLAVYIEKAMTLRRKVKGAMIYPSTIVVVAIVVVIFLLTFVIPVFEGFFEGAGVPLPLPTLMVMTASRFVRRYLLAGLGLVVAGIVGIRFSYKTEKGRRAIDGLFLRMPIFGVLFRKVAVARFTRTLGTLIASGVPILDGLSITATTAGNKVVEEAIVKTRSSITEGKTIAAPLQSSGVFPPMVVQMISVGEQSGALDSMLEKIADFYDSEVDQAVANLTALIEPILMVFLGVVIGGMIVAMYLPIFRLVTVVGR